In Streptococcus mitis, the DNA window CTTATTGGAACTCTAAAACAACAGCAAGTATCCTTAGTCCTGTAAATGAAGCCTTCTTGAAGTCTCAGGGAGATGACTTTGGAAGTGTGACACCATCAAGTATCTTGTCAAATGGTCCTTACTTATTTAAATCATTCACATCCAAATCTTTGATTGAACTTGACAAAAACCCTAATTACTGGGATAAGGACAATGTTAAAATCGAGAAAGTGAAACTCTCTTTCTTTGACGGTTCTGACCAAGACAGCATTGCCAGAGGTTTCTTGGATGGTAATTATACAGATGGTCGTATCTTCCCAACAAGTTCAGTATTTGCTGAACTCAAGAAGGGCAATGAGGACAAGATTACCTATACACCACAAAACTCAGTTACTTTCTATTATCTTTTCAACGTCAATCGTCAAAGCTACAAGCAGACTATGAAACAGTCTGATAAGGAAAAGACAGATTCACGCGCAGCTATGCAAAATAAAGATTTCCGTCAGGCTATCAACTTTGCCTTTGACCGTCATGCTTATGCAGCACAGACAAATGGTGAAGAAGGAGCAGACCGTATCTTGCGTAATACGGTTACACCAAGTGACTTTGTCCAAGTTGGTGATAAGAACTTCGGTGACATTGTCAATGAGAAAATTGTCAACTACGGTAAAGATTGGGCAAATATCAATCTAAACGATGGTAAGCAAGCCTTCTTGAATCCTGAAAAGGCCAAAGAGAAGTTTGCCAAGGCCAAAGAAAGTCTGCAAGCACAGGGAGTAACTTTCCCAATTCATTTGGATATGCCAGTTGACCAGACTGCTAAATTAGATGTGCAACAGGCCGGCTCTTTCAAACAAACAGTGGAAGAAACCCTTGGTAAGGAGAATGTGGTCATCGATGTTATCCAACTTTCTCCAGATGAAAAAGACCAAGCAACCTACTTTGCAGATACAGCAGAACAAAAAGACTACGATATCGACATCTCAGGATGGGGTGGAGACTACTCAGATCCTAAGACTTACCTAGCGATTCTAGACCCAGAGACAGGTTCTCAGTTGAAAAATATGGGCTTGTCTGAAGGAAAAGACAAGGAAGTCAAGGATAAGATTGGTCTTGCTGACTACAAGAAACTCTTGGATCAGGCTGATGCGGAAATCACAGATACTCAAGCTCGCTATGAAAAATATGCTGAAGCCCAAGCTTGGTTGACAGATAGTGCCCTCTTCCTACCAGTTCAAAGTGGTGGAGCCAACCCAATCTTCCGTAAGAGTGTACCGTTTACAGGTCCATTCTCATTCGTTGGTCATAAAGGAAATGCGGACAACTACAAATATGTTGAATTGCAAAAAGAGCCAGTCACTGCTAAACAGTATCAAGAACTCTATGAAAAATGGCTGAAAGAAAAAGCTGAGTCAAATAAAAAAGCTCAGGAAGATTTAGCTAACCACATTCAATGATATTCCTAGTCATGCTTTTCAGTTAATACTCTTCGAAAATCTCTTCAAACCACGTCAGCGTTGCCTTACCGTATATATATGTTACTGACTTCGTCAGTTCTATCTACAACCTCAAAACAGTGTTTTGAGCTGACTTCGTCAGTTCTATCTACAACCTCAAAACAG includes these proteins:
- a CDS encoding peptide ABC transporter substrate-binding protein, with the translated sequence MKKSKVMLFGAMALTAGLALAACGSSQSSNADKTYSYIFVSNPDTLDYITSTRDSTSSITTNLIDGLLENDQYGNLIPSMAESWTVSKDGLTYTYKIRQGAKWYTSEGEEYADVTAHDFVTGLKYAADKKAENLYLVQDSIKGLADYVEGKSSDFGTVGVKAVDDYTLQYTLNQPETYWNSKTTASILSPVNEAFLKSQGDDFGSVTPSSILSNGPYLFKSFTSKSLIELDKNPNYWDKDNVKIEKVKLSFFDGSDQDSIARGFLDGNYTDGRIFPTSSVFAELKKGNEDKITYTPQNSVTFYYLFNVNRQSYKQTMKQSDKEKTDSRAAMQNKDFRQAINFAFDRHAYAAQTNGEEGADRILRNTVTPSDFVQVGDKNFGDIVNEKIVNYGKDWANINLNDGKQAFLNPEKAKEKFAKAKESLQAQGVTFPIHLDMPVDQTAKLDVQQAGSFKQTVEETLGKENVVIDVIQLSPDEKDQATYFADTAEQKDYDIDISGWGGDYSDPKTYLAILDPETGSQLKNMGLSEGKDKEVKDKIGLADYKKLLDQADAEITDTQARYEKYAEAQAWLTDSALFLPVQSGGANPIFRKSVPFTGPFSFVGHKGNADNYKYVELQKEPVTAKQYQELYEKWLKEKAESNKKAQEDLANHIQ